Sequence from the Gallaecimonas xiamenensis 3-C-1 genome:
CTGGACGTCCAAAAGCTGCGCTTTTGTCCGCCCGTTAGCTTAATCGTTGTATTTTAAGGATGATTCGTGCGTAAATTTCTAACTATACTACTCTGTTTTACTTTAATTAGCTGTGCCTCTAGTCAGGCAGTTAAAAATACTGATCCAAATGTGTATCAACTTGAGCAAGTAGATGCTCCCTCGAAGTGGATCATTCATATCTCTCCCATTTACCCTAAAGAAGCACTTGAAGAAAAAGTAGAAGGTTGGGTAAAAATGTCAGCCGTTATAACTGAAAATGGCAAAGTAACAGAAATTAAAGTTATTGATTCTCA
This genomic interval carries:
- a CDS encoding energy transducer TonB, whose product is MRKFLTILLCFTLISCASSQAVKNTDPNVYQLEQVDAPSKWIIHISPIYPKEALEEKVEGWVKMSAVITENGKVTEIKVIDSQPKGVFETEAKRAFGKWVYKPALLNGKTVKVYREETVKFKI